The Ornithinimicrobium faecis region CTGGTGCGCCTGATGTTGCTGCTGTTGTCATCGCCACGCGGGCCATTATTGCCTACCCGGGGGGCAGAGGGACAGTGACCCTCCGTTCGGGCGTGCCCCGCAGCACCCGAAGGGTGGTTGTGCCGTATGCGGAGTGGTCCCGCAGGTGCACCGGCCCCACCCTGAGTGGGCGGCTCAGCGCGGGCTTCGAGGGTGCCTCGGGGCACGTCGTGCCACCGGTTCACGAGGTGGGGCGCAGAGATGGGTACGATTCGACTCATGACCGTCCAGACCGAGGCCAAGTCCGCCGTCACCGGCATCTCCGTCCTGCTCTACAGCGACGACCGCGCCACGCGCGACGCGGTGCGCATGGGCGTCGGTCGACGCCCGGCCGAGGGTGTGACCGTCGAGTCCTGGCACGAGTGTGCAACCTCCGACGCCGTCATGTTGGCGCTGAAGGAGGAGAAGTTCGACGTCCTGATCCTGGATGGCGAGGCCCAGCCGTATGGCGGTCTCGGGGTGTGCCGCCAGATCAAGAACGAGGTCTTCGACTGTCCGCCGATCATGGTGCTCATCGGTCGCCCCGGCGACGGGTGGCTCGCGGCCTGGTCGCAGGCCGACGCCGTCGTCTCCCACCCGCTGCGCCCGGCCGAGCTGGCCGAGGGCCTCGCGGGTCTCGTCCGCCCGTGAGTGAGGAGCCGACCACGACCTGGTCGGACCTGCTGACCACGCTGTGCTCCGGCGGTGACCTGAGCACGCAGGAGGCTGCCTGGGCGATGGACCGGGTCATGCTCGGTGAGGCCTCTCCCGCGCGGCTGGCTGCCTTCCTGGCCGCGCTGCGCACCAAGGGCGAGACCGCCGACGAGATGCAGGGCCTGGCGGACATGATGCTCTCGCACGCCCTGCGCTTCGAGGTCACGGGACCCAGCCTGGACATCGTCGGCACCGGCGGCGACCGGGCCCACACCGTGAACATCTCCACGATGTCCGCCGTGGTGGCCGCCGGAGCCGGCGTGCCGGTCGTCAAGCACGGCAACCGCGCCGCCTCGTCATCGTCCGGGTCTGCGGACGTCCTCGAGGCACTCGGGATCCGGCTGGACGCCACGCCCGAGCAGGTCGTGCGGGTCTTCCACGAGGTCGGGATCACGTTCTGCTTCGCGCTGACCTTCCACCCCTCCTTCCGGCACTCCGCCGTGGTGCGCAAGGACCTGGGGATCGCGACGGCCTTCAACTTCCTGGGGCCGCTGACCAACCCGGCGCAGCCGCGCTATGCCGCCGTCGGCGTGGCCGATGCCCGGATGGCGCCGCTGGTGGCCGGGGTCTTCGCCGGCCGCGGCAAGGACGCGGCCATCTTCCGTGGTGATGACGGTCTGGACGAGCTGACCACCTCCGGCACCTCGCACGTCTGGTGGGTCCACGACGGCACGGTCCGCGAGTTCACGCTGTCTCCCGAGATGGTCGGTCTGAGCCCTCACCCGGTGTCCGAACTGCGCGGCGCTGACGCCGAGCACAACGCGGGAGTGGCCCGTCGCCTGTTTGACGGCGAGCAGGGTGCCGCACGGGTGGCGGTGCTGCTCAACGCCGGCACTGCCCTGGCGGTGGCTGCGGCCGACACGGACGCTCAGCACCCGCAGACCCAGGAAGAGTTCGAGGCCCTCATCGGCTCCGGGGTCGCACGGGCAACGGACTCGATCGATGCTGGGAAGGCCGCGGCGGTCATCGACCGTTGGGTTGCGGCAACGGGTTCGTAAAGATTCGCACTCGTTGCGGCCAGACGCTGGCCATGGTTGGCCCTCAGGTGCGCGCTGAGCTGCTCCCAGGCCCACACGCCGTGCCACGGTGGACCCTGTGAGCACGAGCACGCGGGTCTCGATCGTCGGCGGTGGGATCGCGGGGCTCGCCCTGGCCGCCGCGCTCGACCCGGCACGCTTCGCGGTCACCATCCACGAGGCTGAGCCCGACCGGGCTGCCTCGGGCAGCGCCCTGACGCTCTGGCCGGCGGCGACCCGAGCACTCCGGCGCATCGGTGCTGGGGAGGTGGTGGATCGGCATACGGCCTCCGTGGCGGGCGGCACGATCCGGGACCTGCGCACTGGCCGTCGTCTCCTGCCCTCCGCCAGCGCGCGGCTGACGATCGTGCCCAGGCCCGAGCTGCTCGCCGCGCTGGAGGCCTGCCTGCCGTCGACCGTTCGTCGCGAGCAGGCGCTGATCAGTGACCCGAGCGCGCTCGACGCCGACATCGTTGTGGGGGCCGACGGTGTGCGCAGCCGGGTGCGTGCTCTGGTGCGGCGCAGTCGTCCCGAGCGGACGCCCACGGGCTATCTGGCGCTGCGGGGGCTCTCGGAGCAGCCCCCGGACACTGGCGACGTGGGGGAGTACTGGGGCCGCGGCCGACTCTTCGGGCTGGTGCCGCTGCAGTCCGGTGCCTACTGGTTCACCACGCACCGCAGCACCCTCGGGCCGGAGCCGATCAACCCACGGGAGGCGCTGGCGGAGGTGCGGGATGTCTTCTCCGGCGTCGCCGCACCGGTGCAGCAGGTCCTGGCCGGCGCGCGGGCAGAGCGCGTCGTGGTCACCAAGCTCTGGGTGGCGCCCGGCATGGGGCGCTATGCCAGGGGCCGCTATGTGCTGATCGGGGACGCCGCGCACGCCATGACACCCAACCTCGGGCGCGGCGCCGGCGACGCGATCATCGACGCCGTCAGCCTGGCCCCTGTCCTGGGGTCACGGTTCGGCCTGGCGCGCTGGCAGGCCCGCCGGCTGCCGTTTACGCAGGGCGCACGCGTGGCCTCGGGCTGCGTGATGAACCTCGCGCTCAGCGGCCAACCCCAGCGGATGCTCGGACGCGCCTGACCCCCGCAAAAAGATAAAGGTCTCGCACGCCCACCCGGAAAAAGATAAAGGTCTCGCACGCCCTACCCGCAAGAAGATAGAGGTCTCGCACGGTCAGGGGCGCGCTCATCTTGAGGTCGGGCCAGGCCGAGACAGGGACGACCCCGGGGCCAGGCGCGGCGGCCGATGATGTGGTCACATCACGCCCCCGGCGCGTGGAGTCACTCCAGGCCGATGGAGAAGGCAGCCTCAAGGTCCTCGGAGGAGTAGGTGCGGAACGCGATGTGCGTCTCGGTCTCCTGCACACCGTCGATCTTGTTGAGGCGGTCGGCAATGACGTCGGCGAAGTCCTCGTGCTTGGACACGCGGGCCACCGCGATCAGATCGACGTTGCCGGTCACCGAGTAGACCTCGGAGATCCCCTCGATCTCGGCGATGGCCTGGGCGGCCTCGGGTATGCGGGCTACGTCGGCCTTGATCAACACGATGGCGGAAATCACAGCACCACTCTAATGCGGACCGGGCTGCGCCGGTCAGCCGCTCGCCCGCAGGGCACCGGGCGGCCGCTCCAGAGGCTTGACCGACGGCGGCTCACCCCACGGCTCGGAGAACTCGCTCCAGCGGCGCGACATCGGCTCCAACTCGGCGCGGGCACCCCCGGCACCGCCGACGGGGCAGGTCCATTCGCCCTCCATGGTGACCAACCGGGTGCCGGGGGTCTCCAGCCACTTCAGCACCAGCTCTGCCTCCTCCGGGTGGGCGGCGGGCGCCGGGGCGGTCGGCTCAGCCACCACCTCGGCCGTGGCGCGCAGTGCGTCGATGTAGGGCATCGGGTCCGCGCCCCGCGGGGTGATTGTCGTCCCGGCCAGCCGGCCGTAACGAACACAGACGACCTCCCACCCGCCAGACTCGCGGCGCTGAGCCGCGACGATCTCGGGCGCCTGCGACAGCGGTGCCAGACGTTGCGCCCGTGCAGACGCGCGGACCAGGGCAAGCATCCGGTCACGCAGCGAGGTGGCGTCCTCGAAGCGCTCCTGCTCGGCCAGGGTGTCCAACCGGGCGCGCAGCGCACTGAGCACGTCCCGACCATCTCCGATCAGGGCCGTGGCCGCCTGACCGGCGACCTCGGCATACTCCTGGCTTGTCTGCTCACCGATGCAGGGACCGCCGCACCGACCCATCTCGAAGAGCACACAGGCGCTCTTGCGGGACCGCTCAGACAGGGCCTGCGTGCACTGCCGCAGCGGCACCACCTCGTGGACCGCGGTGACAGCAGCCTCGGCACTCTTGCGGGACCCGAACGGGCCGGCATAGTGCGCACCGTCGCCGCGCACCTGACGCACGATCGACAGCCGCGGGAAGGGCTCGACCGTCAACTTGACCCACAGGGCCTTCTCCGGGTGCCGGGATCGACGGTTGTAGCGCGGTTTGTGCTCGGCGATCAGCCGCAGCTCGCGCACCTGCGCCTCGAGGCGGGTCGCGCACACAATCGGGGTGATCGACTCGGCGATGCCCACCATCTCGGCCATCCGCCGTCGGGTCTCCGAGGCCGTGAAATAGGTGCGGGTGCGCCGCCGGATGTCGACGGCTGTGCCGACATAGAGCGGCTCGCCACGGTGATCCTTGAAGACGTAGACCCCTGGGGCAGAGGGCATCTCGTCGGCCAGGAAGCGCTTGCGGCGCTGCGCCGGGGTCACCCTGCTGTGATAGCTCTGCAGCTCCTCAAGGGTGTGCACCCCGAGGTTGCCGACCCGCTCGATCAACCCGTGCAGCACGTCCACCGTGGCCCGCGCGTCGTGCAGGGCCCGGTGATCGGGGGTGGTTGTCGCGCTGAACAGGGCCGCCAGGCTGGACAGCTTGTGGTTGGGTGCCTCGTCGCGGTGCACCAGCTGGCGAGCCAGTCGCACCGTGTCCAGCACCGCAAACCCCGGCCACCGGTGGCCGGTCTGGGCCGCGGCCGCCTTGAGGAAACCGACGTCGAAGCCAGCGTTGTGGGCGACCAGGACCGAGCCGCGCGCAAACTCCAGGAAGGCCGGCAGGGCCGACGCGATGCGGGGCGCGTCGGACACCATCGCGTTGGTGATGCCGGTCAGCACCGAGATGAAGGCCGGGATCGGCGTGCTCGGGCGCACCAGCGTCTGGAACTCGCCGAGGATCTCACCGCCGCGCACCTTGACGGCGCCGATCTCGGTGATGCCGCAGTCGGCGGGGGAGCCGCCCGTCGTCTCGAGGTCGACGACCACGAACGTCACATCCGACAGGGCGACCCCCAGGTCGTCGAATGTCTCTTGCACCATCTGCATGCACCGAACGTATGACCGACCACTGACACAGCGCCGCAGACATCCCGGGCACGGGGGTTCTGACCCCAGAATCGAGC contains the following coding sequences:
- the trpD gene encoding anthranilate phosphoribosyltransferase, which translates into the protein MSEEPTTTWSDLLTTLCSGGDLSTQEAAWAMDRVMLGEASPARLAAFLAALRTKGETADEMQGLADMMLSHALRFEVTGPSLDIVGTGGDRAHTVNISTMSAVVAAGAGVPVVKHGNRAASSSSGSADVLEALGIRLDATPEQVVRVFHEVGITFCFALTFHPSFRHSAVVRKDLGIATAFNFLGPLTNPAQPRYAAVGVADARMAPLVAGVFAGRGKDAAIFRGDDGLDELTTSGTSHVWWVHDGTVREFTLSPEMVGLSPHPVSELRGADAEHNAGVARRLFDGEQGAARVAVLLNAGTALAVAAADTDAQHPQTQEEFEALIGSGVARATDSIDAGKAAAVIDRWVAATGS
- a CDS encoding FAD-dependent monooxygenase codes for the protein MSTSTRVSIVGGGIAGLALAAALDPARFAVTIHEAEPDRAASGSALTLWPAATRALRRIGAGEVVDRHTASVAGGTIRDLRTGRRLLPSASARLTIVPRPELLAALEACLPSTVRREQALISDPSALDADIVVGADGVRSRVRALVRRSRPERTPTGYLALRGLSEQPPDTGDVGEYWGRGRLFGLVPLQSGAYWFTTHRSTLGPEPINPREALAEVRDVFSGVAAPVQQVLAGARAERVVVTKLWVAPGMGRYARGRYVLIGDAAHAMTPNLGRGAGDAIIDAVSLAPVLGSRFGLARWQARRLPFTQGARVASGCVMNLALSGQPQRMLGRA
- a CDS encoding Lrp/AsnC family transcriptional regulator — translated: MISAIVLIKADVARIPEAAQAIAEIEGISEVYSVTGNVDLIAVARVSKHEDFADVIADRLNKIDGVQETETHIAFRTYSSEDLEAAFSIGLE
- a CDS encoding DEDD exonuclease domain-containing protein; translated protein: MQMVQETFDDLGVALSDVTFVVVDLETTGGSPADCGITEIGAVKVRGGEILGEFQTLVRPSTPIPAFISVLTGITNAMVSDAPRIASALPAFLEFARGSVLVAHNAGFDVGFLKAAAAQTGHRWPGFAVLDTVRLARQLVHRDEAPNHKLSSLAALFSATTTPDHRALHDARATVDVLHGLIERVGNLGVHTLEELQSYHSRVTPAQRRKRFLADEMPSAPGVYVFKDHRGEPLYVGTAVDIRRRTRTYFTASETRRRMAEMVGIAESITPIVCATRLEAQVRELRLIAEHKPRYNRRSRHPEKALWVKLTVEPFPRLSIVRQVRGDGAHYAGPFGSRKSAEAAVTAVHEVVPLRQCTQALSERSRKSACVLFEMGRCGGPCIGEQTSQEYAEVAGQAATALIGDGRDVLSALRARLDTLAEQERFEDATSLRDRMLALVRASARAQRLAPLSQAPEIVAAQRRESGGWEVVCVRYGRLAGTTITPRGADPMPYIDALRATAEVVAEPTAPAPAAHPEEAELVLKWLETPGTRLVTMEGEWTCPVGGAGGARAELEPMSRRWSEFSEPWGEPPSVKPLERPPGALRASG